The sequence below is a genomic window from Coffea arabica cultivar ET-39 chromosome 4c, Coffea Arabica ET-39 HiFi, whole genome shotgun sequence.
TGTTAACACTGCTCACACTTTTCCTCATGAATGAGCTCATGCCAATCATTACATCCAACCTATATAATAGGTTGACCCCTAAGCCATATTCGTTAGATGACCAAAATAAAGGGCAAAATTATCTGAATTTTCCTATCAATGTATAATACCTTAAGAGAGCTTTCCCAATTCCCATGTACTGTCACACGCACGCTTGCCCCATACCAACTCGCTAATTATGAAACTTTCTATTTGTCAGCAATCACTTGAACAAGTGTTTTGCCATGACCGTTATTGCAATCCCTTTGCATGTCATTACCATCTTCATTCtgcaaaagaaagcaaaagaaaactaAATGCGGTAGCCAAACTAACAATCATATAGGGTATTCGAAGTTTATCAACAACAATTAAGCGATAAATGGTGTTTAATGAATAAAAGTTACCAAACAAACTTAATCAATTCATATCTTATGTTAACAAACCTTTTCCTTCCAATCAAGTTGCGTACTTTATTCTGTACACAAACTACAACAGTTTAACATTTTAAGTAAGACGTGCACTTGCATGAGTCCATCATCTTTGCATCCCTTTTATTAGTTCAGGGGGGAGGACCGATCTCTTATCAAATGCAAAATGACTAACTCCGATTGTGCATGTCACCATGTTCTCGCATTTTTTACTGCCCTACTTGAATGAATTGCATCATTCACTGTTTGCATGCTTGGCCATAAGAAAGTCAAGGAGCCAACTCAAATGTGAAGGTGTAGGAACATATTATTCCCAAATACGAGAACATTTTTCTATATAATTGATTGGCattaaaaaaatgagaaagatTGAAAATGTAAAACCAGGGGGACAAAATTGCGTAAATTTTCTCCAGCGAGAAGCACAAAGTGCATAAATTCCAAGACTAAAATAGTTGGAAGATATATATAGCATTTAAACCTCGTGCATCAACTACAGATTAACAACAGTAAAAGATCCTCCACTTGAAGCCTCACAAAAAATAGGTATATAAATGCTTTTTTCCCAGGGGCAATCCCTATATTTTGATAATgactattttaaaaaaaatttaatcgtAATATGTTTCACACACTCAGACATCCCTACATAGAGAAGACCCATCAGATCACAAAAACAGGTAGGTAGCAAGCAAATTCACCTTGAGTGTCTCTCCAATGGAGAAGCAGAGTCCATATATTACAGGCTTTATTTGCCCCACCACAACAATCTTTGTTTGGGTGACACTTCATTTAGCACTAATAATGGGAAGAAAACAAACACTAGTTCTAATCCTTCCAAGATTACTAAATAAGATGAAAATTTGGATCATCCACCCGGTAAAGGCATTTTTGTTACCTACTAGCTTGATTCAGATATGCCAACATTTCATTTAAGGGTACGAGGGTTAAGaccaagaaaatgcaaaaaatcaacataaaatttttgattctttaatgagaaatttaagCACTGTGACTACGTATGCAATTCAAAAATCACTAAACACTTGAATCAGACGACGACGACAAAAACCATTCAAATAGGCTAACAAAATACAACTGTATAAAAAGTGCAGAACTACAGTATTGAGATGCAAAGGCAAGATAATGAATATACCCTTCTAGTGAGGCCTTGAGCTGACATGAACTCATAGAACTTGCGCATCAGCATTTCTTCCTCTACCTACAATGAACATCATCATTTAGCATCTCAAATTATTTTCAAACCAGGGAGCTAAATCAACATACCACTagcaaattaaaatttaagtgaAATAACATAAGTAGAAATAATTTTGAAGATGATAGATCCAATTCATGTTTGAGGTGTAATGGTCCATACATTTCGGAGGAAGCGTGTATGAGATCTTTCATGGACCAATTTAACTATGGTCCATGGTCACAATCGTCCTTTGCTCTTTTCCCTCCTCCCCTGCCCCCACCCCGGCCCATGCTCATCCAAGTCAAGGGGGCATGGCCGAGGTAATAGCAATCCAAATGTTACactaaaatgcataaaaatccACATATACAACATAGATATCCTTCATTTTAGAAGCCTTCCCTTCTTTATTTGATAAATACAGCTATTGCGCTAACCCTTcttaatttaattaattcagaccCTGtctaagaaggaaaaaggacaGAGAAAAGATTCCTACAGTAGTCATCAAAAAGTTTGAAAACTCTCGTGCATTAACATAAGAAACCACAAAACGGAGATCAAGATGAAAAAGGTAGACCTGGAGTTTATGCAGTTCATCCAGCATTGACCTGTGGGCATCAGTAAGGAGCTCATTCTGCTTATCCAAATGCCTACAGAAAAATTGAATTAGACAGCATATCATTGAGCCAATAAACCTGTGCAACACAAACTCTAATAACAAGGAGAGACAACTTTTTATTAGTTTGTGAGTGATTTAGTATGCTTTGTGATAAAAAACCATCAAGCTTTTAGCAGGAATTACCTTAGCATTTCTCCAGCATATCTAGGGTCCATTCCCTTAAAATATTCAATTGAGAGGTGTATGGATTTGCACAAACCTCACTAGCTCCAAGGAGAAACCTGAATGTTCAAAAGAGAATCTTAGTTTAAAAGATTTAATAAGCTTTCAATAGagaaatgaaatgcaaaaccaAATGTACGAAAAGTTGTCAAGTATTCCAGTGACAGAAAAGTTCTATAGCCTCTATTGACAGCGGGGAATGAGAAgcaacttcaagcttccatcATCCACAAATGACCATATCAAGACAGGGAAATCTTCGTAAAAATCAATAGGACTAAGACTAAACCTTAATTGCTTATCCTCCAGCCCCACAGATAGATTCAAGATACATCATTCATATTTGAATCATATGTGTAATGCTTGAGCCTAAAGACTGACCTTTGCAATGATCATTACTGTGTCAGAATCAGCAGATGGTTGTCGCAGACATAAGCCCAAAACAAAGTTTTGACCACAAAAGGACATTAGTAGACTAGTAGAGGGGAGACCATCCAACCACTAAAATTGTAGGTTCAAGGCAGCCTACACAAAACATAAGTCTAGTGATATTCTGTCACGACTTCATAAAATACCGGAAGGAAGCTTTACCCCTACACATTCACCATGAGCAAAGTTCATTCTACTCAGTTCGTTTCCCACATTTGATTGCCAAGGACGAACACTCAATTATCTGGACAAACGATTTATCCACCTTTTAAACATTAAAGCATCCGATTCTCTTTCTGGtaaacttttttctttcttttctattttccttACAGATGTAAGTGCCACAAGGCTCAATATTGACTCGAACCTTATCCTAACTGCAAAGTTCCATATTGTCCTACAAGAATTGCTAGCACCAAATGAATTAGTAGATGTAGTAAAGGAAAACACTTAACTTAGGTGGAGCAAAGCAAATCATGAAAATATTTTGCTACATATTCTCTTCTAGTATAATTACTTTGTTTATCTGAATTCTTCATAAGCAACTTTAATGACAATTCTTGTTAGTATTTTGATTTCGTAGCACAGAGCCGTCGAATTCTTGTTTCATATAAGAGGGAGAACCATCATCATACTGCATCAATAGCTGTTGGATAATAATATCACAAGGACAATTGttaggaaaaaaatataaactgaaaaaagaaattaattgtTAATCAAACACAAGACTGCGGAAAATTGGAATTGCATAATCAGAGCAAACCCAAAACAACAAACAGCAGAGAAGTCAATTTCTAAAACACAAAttaaaaatctggaaaatagcACCTAACCCATTGAAGCGTATGTATATACAAAACAAGAAgacagagttttttttttttagtataatttttaattttgaaataaaagacCTGGGTTCTCTAGTGACGGTATTGAAACCAAGGAGTCTGGTGGCCAAGAAAATTCACAATGAGAAGAAGCTCATGTAAGCTGCCAGAGCGATTTACAATTAGTGCTAGATTCCGCTGTGAAGAAGGGTAAAGGAAAGGGTACGCGTGCTGCCAAAAGTCCACGTCggccataatttttttttttttttttaggttggctgacacaaattaaaaaataatttaaaaaagagATTTTTTAGCTAAATCACCAAACCCTAGGATATTTGGTCGCTAAATTAATTATTGATTGttagtttttaaataataaacTATTTTGTTTATGTTTGAAACAATTTTTCCTCTTTCTAGAGCAAACAAACGTTTaagatatatttttttttctacgtttgaaaaattgtgaaagaattttttttaatttcatatgaaaaaaaaaattagaattgtTTGGCTTTATTCAACTTATATTTTATGTTGCTAATTACATTGGTAACgaatgaaaaattttagaaTAAATGTCTATAAGCTAGCATTAATCACATATTATGATTGGAGTATTTTGATAAcacaaaaaagtcaaaatctcACATAAACATGCAAATAAATTACCATAAACATGTTGTGTCCTACAAATTAATTTAAGGCAACTAAGTCAAATTTATGGAGATTGTATTTCATAGATGACTATATcaaatatggaaaaaaaaaacattttataATAtctaaaaagtttgaattttgtgACAAAAATAATATAGTTTACCATCATATTCATAAACCTATCAACTAGagattgaaaaataataatttatcaTATAGTTAGCTATCTAGATTTCAATTATTTGATTGAATTTAGTAAACAGATTTTCTTACGTCCCATTGTGAGCCCTAGTGTAAATATCGTTAGGATTGAATACCACAATGGATCTTCTATCTCATTCTTTGTGTCACTTTCTGTTTcacttttttattatattactatttttttcataaatatcatattttaattctcttttgttttcttaaaatttaataactattaattgagtaaaaaataaatacaacagtcTCAAAAAACTTTTTATGTATTACTTAGTCAATACTTGTTGCAttttaaggaaacaaaagagaattaaaatacggtatgtatgaagaaaatataaaaatataataaaaatgagaCAAATAGTATAATAGAGAAGAAGACAAAATATCCGTTGCTGTCGAATATTAAGTGGGTTGATttgagtacaattcaagctctcCATTTTaacattttccaaaatttcaacctTTTAAGATGGTTATACACTTTACAATTGTAGTTTGGTACACCGGGCTAATTAATGtgaattgaatcaaaaaaaggCATTACAATTCGAGGTAACAAGGCCTAAGAATTGCAACAGATTTACTAACTTTACCAAGCGAGTTTATTCATGTACTTGGGCATAAAGTAACTGAGTTAGACGCACACACAACACAGCCTTCTGTGTCCCAGTCCAATTATATTTATGAGTAGTAGTACTAGAAATGATCTGGCTGTGCCAATGCGCAATTTTTTTGTgtaaaaaatattgaaaaattccCTATAACtctcatttttaaaattaatagaaCAAGGAAGATCGTAATTGTCACCATGTTGAGAAAccatgggtttgtttggattgtaagttatttgggatattttttagGTTACTTTTTAAGATCGCATAAATATGAAATAGGCGTTTGGATAGTAAGTAAATCGTGTAAATTAGCATTTGGACAGGTGCTCATTATTGAATTTAAGCAGGTGACTTTgacttttcaaattttgactttGACTTCGAAAATTTTGACACAGTACTATGTTTACGCTAAACCAATTGCATACTTAATACACAAACGGTACAGATTAATTTAGAAGTTGGAAATCGAGGGCATTTTAAGTACACTCTACACATGGGAAAATAAATTTTAGGGACATTTACAATCCTTTGTAATGCGATGAACACCTAACGGCGGCGTCGCCCCCGTGCTGCGTACATTTGAGTCGCTATGTAGTCTCGTTTAGCTTTCCATTCTGCCAGCTCTGCAGGAGATACATTTAATGCGAACGGTTGAAGTACTAGCCCGCCTATTTCTGGCTCTTCATTTAAGTGCACGTCTTCTGATTCAAACCGTTGAAAATGGGCATCTTCTGGTTGGTGCATCCTTAAAAAGTTGTGCAACGCACAACAAGCAATGACTATACTGATTTGAGTGCTCATATAGAAATTATCTACCGGACCCTTTAACCATTTGAATCTTTTCTTAAGCACACCGAATGTGCGCTCAATGACATTGCGAAGTTGCGAATGTCGAGTATTGAACAAGGTCTTTGCCGGAGATTCGGACCCCACGTTCTTATACGGGGGCATGAAACCAGGAGCATTCCTGTATGCCGCATCAACTAAGTAGTACTGGCCTAATTGACAAAGTTATTCTAATTAATAAACGCGATAAAAAATAAGAGTTGTGGTAATAAAGCGTAGCACATGCTTGACTTGAAATATTGGACCCATCACTTACCAGGTTGCGGCAGTGGAAAATCGGACGGATATGCTAATGCTGAGTCCAACACTCGCGCATCGTGTGCACTTCCCTCCCATCCAGCATACACATAGATGAAGCGCATGTCATGGTCACAAACTGCCATAACATTCTGTGATTGCCACCCGTGCCGATTTGTATATGCCATTTGCTCGCCTGTCGGAGGACAAGCTGAGATGTGGGTGCCATTCATCGCTCCCACGGCATCCTAATATGTGTAAAAAATATGTAATCAACTTTCTAGAATCGTCTTACGTTAGAGTCACCAAAAATCAGATGTTCTTTCCACATTACCTTGAACCATGGATAAAAATTAGTTGAGTTTGCAATTCGTGGATGAACTGCAGTCTGGTCACTCGGTCGTATTATTTCAGTTGCAAATAGACACAGGCCTCGGAGCACCTTTTTTATATTTCGATTAATCGTCTCGATGGATCGATCAAAAATAGTCCCCAACACACGGTGCGTATGCTTGTGGCTGACCAACATTAAAGTCATAGCAAGCGCCTCCTGTATGGGCACGCGTTGTTGGTAATTGTGTGGAACGTACTGTCTCTCGACAAGGATATTGGACAGTAGCAAGAAATTATCAACCGTGATACGCATGTTGTCTATTGAGCGTCTATGATGGCCGTAGAGTACGCGTTCCACCCACTGCCTATCTGTGAATGAACCATCATGTTGCAGAAGTGGTTGATTATTATCCACGTGTGCAAGTGACGGATGCATTAACATTAACGAGGCACTCATAAGAATTAAGGCCTCATCTTCCTCATCTTGCCTCATGCGGTCCGCATTGCATCCTCTAGCACCATGGCGGTTGTTCCAGGCCATGATAAGAGTATAGATCTGTATATATTTTTACATAAGCGTGTTCGTATGTGTATAACCAATTCCATAAATGTGTTAATACACGTGTTAATGGAAATGTCAGGAATCTAGACAATTTTATGGCTTTAAATGTATTTATGTAATTGGTCAGACATGTCCCATTagagtcttcatcatcctctCAAACCAATTACGAAAACTAGCACATGCTTTATGAAGTATAAATTAGCAATATGACTTTTAAATAGAATACTTAGCAATATGACTTTTATAGCACGTATTTGACAATATGacttttaatataaatatattgtaATCTACTatttttgtatattattataaagggtaaaaaacaaaaaagccccctgtgataagtctaatacacagaaaagccccctatggtttcaaaatatacaatacgacacctcatactttgaactaaattataaaggtgacggaatccgttaaacttaacggaaatgacttattggaacctaaaatttttttttttatgacaagtttttatcaaatatacctattctaccccttaatcctcaattctctctatttagagactaaaacaaatgatttttttgagctgtctttTGCTTATTTATATCAgtgcattttggtcattttgtccatttccgttaagtttaacggattccgttacctttacaatttagttcaaagcatgaggggtcgtgttgtatattttgaaaccatgggggGCTTTTCTATGTATTAGGTTAACCACatggggcttttttgttttttaccctattataaatatatataattataaatgaataaattaatatatttgtgatttaaaatttatatatttttatataaatatacatttatgcatttataataataataattataaataaatatatttatttacttatataaaactcttataaatatat
It includes:
- the LOC113741141 gene encoding uncharacterized protein, which translates into the protein MAWNNRHGARGCNADRMRQDEEDEALILMSASLMLMHPSLAHVDNNQPLLQHDGSFTDRQWVERVLYGHHRRSIDNMRITVDNFLLLSNILVERQYVPHNYQQRVPIQEALAMTLMLVSHKHTHRVLGTIFDRSIETINRNIKKVLRGLCLFATEIIRPSDQTAVHPRIANSTNFYPWFKDAVGAMNGTHISACPPTGEQMAYTNRHGWQSQNVMAVCDHDMRFIYVYAGWEGSAHDARVLDSALAYPSDFPLPQPGQYYLVDAAYRNAPGFMPPYKNVGSESPAKTLFNTRHSQLRNVIERTFGVLKKRFKWLKGPVDNFYMSTQISIVIACCALHNFLRMHQPEDAHFQRFESEDVHLNEEPEIGGLVLQPFALNVSPAELAEWKAKRDYIATQMYAARGRRRR